The following coding sequences are from one Gadus morhua chromosome 10, gadMor3.0, whole genome shotgun sequence window:
- the LOC115552048 gene encoding spidroin-2-like gives MPCGGGVRAPLGWGRCEGPSSVGARGGGVRAPLAWGRCEGPSSVGGGVRAPPAWGRCEGPSSVGACGGGVRAPLAWGWCEGPSRRGGGVRAPLAWGRCEGPSSRGGGVRAPLAWGRCEGPSGRGGGVRAPLGWGRGEGPSGVGAG, from the exons TGTGGGGGTGGTGTGAGGGCCCCTCTGGGGTGGGGGCGGTGTGAGGGCCCCTCCAGCGTGGGGGCG CGTGGGGGCGGTGTGAGGGCCCCTCTAGCGTGGGGGCGGTGTGAGGGCCCCTCTAGCGTGGGGGGTGGTGTGAGGGCCCCTCCAGCGTGGGGGCGGTGTGAGGGCCCCTCCAGCGTGGGGGCG TGTGGGGGCGGTGTGAGGGCCCCTCTAGCGTGGGGGTGGTGTGAGGGCCCCTCCCGC CGTGGGGGTGGTGTGAGGGCCCCTCTAGCGTGGGGGCGGTGTGAGGGCCCCTCCAGCCGTGGGGGCGGTGTGAGGGCCCCTCTAGCGTGGGGGCGGTGTGAGGGCCCCTCCGGCCGTGGGGGCGGTGTGAGGGCCCCTCTAGGGTGGGGGCGGGGTGAGGGCCCCTccggggtgggggcggggtga